ATTAATTCCTCCTTGTATATTATTCAAAGAAAGACAAgcctttaaaaacattttcacgcaggcTTTCACCTCTCACAAAGCAAACCTGTCATCCAGAAATGGATGGCCTTTATCTTTGGGGAGTGAGACCATATATACCACAAAGGCTGGTATACTGTTTGCCTAAATCTGCTTGTTAACCTTCAGTCATTCATATACATAACAACCAACATAATCGAGGTCCTTTCCTAccctagtcattccttcttctccctgttctcGTTGCGCAGAATTTTCCAGCagcttgaaaacacacaccaactGACTTTGGAACAGCTTTTTCTCTTTTATCACACTTCTTAAagagtccttccatcagctagggtaTAGTCTCGATTTTCCAACCTACATCATTGCAGACatgggactttttctctggaactgttttgctacaatgctgagaaactatattctgcactctgggttttttctctttgctctaccttttgtacttgtgtttggcttgattgcctTAATGCACATATTATCTCATTTTATTGAATaacacaaatgttttttaatgtacatgtgacaataatcaacctaaTGCTAAACTATAGATGCTACATGGGTAGATAGCGAGGTGAAAAAGACATATGGCGTACCATGcaagaccttgtcaaaggccttactaaagtccacatagacaaaatccactgccctgccctcatcgatCTGCTTATGACCTCTTCCAAACCTATCAGATtggtgagacatgatttcccacacacaaagctATGCTATCTCTAATTAGTCCTTGCCTGTCGAAATACTGGTAGATCCTATCCCTCGGAATCACAGAGGATTTGAGAGGAAAGTTATTTTTAACAGAATAGTTGAGAATTAGAACTTCTGGAAGTGTTGGAGTCGGATACAATCACATCTTTTAAGAGAATTTTTGACaggcacttaaataggcaaggcattaAAAGGATACAGGCCTGGTGTaagcaaatgagattagtgtagtTGGGCACATTGTGGACAGAAGGCCCTATTTCAGTGTCAtacaactctatgattctatgaccctgATATTTTCTCAGAAGATATAGGTCACTTGAATAAAATTGTCCACATGATAAAAGATATGTCTATTTTGTTAGCTCACCTATAATAAGAACGTATTCCACAATTTAAAAAATCTGGCATTTTACCATATTGCAACCTTCACCCCTACTTCCCAGATCTGCATCTTTAATTCAATTACTTCAGTAACATTCAATTACTACTTTGTTTCTGAGATGTTGACAGTCAGTCCATGTTATTACTGAAGTTACCATTATCTTCCTTTTTTAACATATTCACCTGGAAATTGTAGTGAATGCATTATATGCAGTGTATTGAACGATATTTACTTCTCTTATTACAGGGCTGTGTGGTCATCAGATACAGTGCTCCATGGCGGCAGATATTTTTCCCAGGAATCTTCAGAAGAAATCTCCGCTACATTGCAAGAAAACTCTTAGATCTTCTGTTTGACATTGGAGTAGAAGAGCATCCAATCTTGTTCCATGTTTTCAGTAATGCTGGCAGCATGCTATATCGCCACATTGTCGAGCTCTTGGTCAACCAAAATGAAAATTACTTCACAAAGTTTAATGTCATAGGGACCGTTTTTGACAGTGCACCTGGAAATAGGAACTTACTAGGTAGTGTCCGAGCTCTGAATGCAGTTTTGGGTTCTTCAGTCAACAGTTTTGTGAAGTGTTTTGCTCTTCCTGCTTTCATCTTGATGGCAGTCTTTCAAGTTTTGTTCTACCCGGCAATACAATTTTTTTCCCTATCACACTATGATGCTTTGAAAGTGGACCCTTCAAGATGGCCTCAACTTTTCTTATATTCCAAAGCAGATAAAATAATTTCTTACAAGGATGTAGAGGAAATGATAAAAGCTAGAAAACGGTTAAATATTGAAGTGCAATCATTGGATTTTAATACATCGCAGCATGTAAACCATTTTAGAGAATTCCCTGATAAATATTCTATCAGCTGCATCGGTTTCTTCACAGAATGTGTTTGGAAACATTTACCTAAATACTATGATGAGAAACCATTGAATGTATTATAAACAACTCATAACCCAATACACCAAGCAAATCATTGCAGTTGGCCTTAATGCAATTGGCTGGCTggggtagggagggtggggaaaAGAAGGGAGGGATGATATGAAGTCGGTCAGTGTCCCGCTTCTGATTGTAATTTGGAATTTCCAGGAAAGTTCTCATGTTAAATTTAAATGGGGTAACAGTAAACTCATTTATGGTATCCTTTGAAATTAATGCTTATGCTAATGCTTGTAGCTGTTTTAATGAGTTTTTTTTAGGTTCTCAGGATCTTCGAGAATGGATGACAAAGTGAGGTGGACAGCAGAATTTCTTTTTAATCTTCAATGGATGGATACCTTGCTGGATATGACCATATACACACTATAATGATTTTAGCTCCTGAATATTTGGAAGGAATGTCAAAGCTGTGCAATGCCAGTTCAAAGAGTCATGTTGAATTTGCTGTCGTGTTCTGATAATACATCATAAACCAATCTTTAGCTTATTTTTATTTGTACACTGGCCCACAAGAAAATAgaaacagaagtaggccattagGTCCTTCAAGCTGCTCaatcatttaatatgatcatactAGATCTATGCTGGGCTCAAATCATCTGCTGTGCCATTTCTCCATACCCCTCTATTGCtcaatctatcaaatatttatctttCTTCACTATAAATTGTAATAGTGATCCAGTTTCTACCAACTGCTggagcaaagaattccagagactcACTGCCTTCTGCGAGAAGAATGGTGTGAGATGACTCCCTATGGCATTTAATACTTTGTGTTAAAATATTAATGCAAGATTCTGAATTGTTCATAGATTGGGGAATTTGTTTTTTTCAAATTGACTAATTCCCTTCTTAGCAAGATCAGCACTTAGTGGCTTAACCTCATTTGGGAATATGGTTGTTTGTCTTTTTCTCAAACCATTACAGACTCCATGCTATGTGTGCTGCATTGTTGTCAGGCTGGTATTTTCAGGATTTTTGCCTAGCAATGAACAAATATCAAAATGTATGATATGGAGAAGATGGTGCTTTCATTGTCTGCCATATCTTGCTTTCATTGTTCTGGTGGAAATTGTGGATTTTGACATAGCTGTTAATAAACTATGGAAAGATGTAGGAGTGCTCTGCAGAAAAAGATTCATGCAGGGTTCAAAGTCAAATCGCTCTCTGAGTAACTTCCTGCAGTCATTCAACCCTTTGTGATCTAGGTTCTGCTAATTCGGGCATCTTCCTCATTTCACTGCACTGTTAATAATTGTGTTTTCAGTCGTTTGTCCTCTGGAATTCTCAGCCCCTCTTTAGCTGATCTTTGAAATGTTTTTCTGTGGCCAGGCTTTAGGTCACCAATTCTAGCTTCTATGGCTGGTTATATTTTATAACCAgccatggaagtgtcttgagatgtTTTGAAATGTTAAACATCTCGTATGAATGCAAGTTGTTTTTGTTCTGTTTCTGAATAACTTGACTAACAAGGTTCATCAAACTTTTAACACATCGCTATAATCATGTAATTCCATTAACCTCTATAATTTGTTTTGTGGGGCATCTTGGGTTTTGGGTTCTTGCAGACCTGATGTCAATGCAAGTGCATTGATTGTTTTGCTCTTTGTACTACTCTTGATGTATGATTGATACATATTTATTATTAACCCCCATAGCTACTGCAAATTGAGATCCTTCTGTTTTGGTAGCTTGAATATCCCCAATTTTAAACAGGATTTAAACATTTAGTGATCAGTATCCCTGTTCTGTGTATAGACTTTGTTCTGTTTCATGTCTTGATACATAAAATAGTAGTAGGCTTTAGTTGGTGAATTTTAAACCACCCGAACAATGAATCCAAAGCTTGTTAAATAAAATGTCTTCAACTTTGTCGTAACAATGCAAGAAGAAACCTCCCCTCTATCTTttagttatttattttaattgagtGGTTGAAGGTAATAGTTTTGTTTTATAATGGATAAATCTTTTCAATTTTCATTCTCTGACTGTGGATTGTCAGTGCTTTCCTAATTCCTCAGAGATGCATCTTGGCTAGTCAACTTTAGCAGCTGTTGCACTAATTGAATTGCATTTGTACTTGCATGTCTTTATTATCTGAGATTTATCAAAAACCAAATATATTGTACATTTATCAAAAACATACCTCTCCACTTTGTCAAAATGGACAGTGGAAACTATTCATGATTAGATGTTTTATACTTTTGCATAATTTAAGACTGTGTATAATAAACTGAAGTTTAATGTTGGTAAAACCAAATAAATAATTGGTTGTATTATTTCCAGTTATTAAGGGGCGGGGCTGCATGGCAGCAGTTAAACTTAGAACCTCTCATCCCTTTTAAAGTCAGAATCTAAAATGTGTTACTTTGTTCTGTGAGTGTACAACATTCATTGCATTGCTGAAAAAAAATTGTGCAGGATTTATATATAAAACCAATTTTGAAAAGCTTGTCAAGTGTCATCTAAGTTCAATTCTTATTCTCTGAATACTTCACTTAAACCATCCCTTAAGGTTGGTTGAAAAGCTTAGCAATCTTACAAAAGATGTTTTAAGAATTAGCAACCATATGGTTTCTCAACACTTTTGCAATTCAATAATTGTAAGATATTATGGCTTCAGCATGTAGGTAGAAACCAGCACAGTTTTTCAGTACACTGTTGCCAGTTCTTTATTTTGCAAAAGTACACTGTGCATACTCACACATATTCATGAGACTGGTAACAtatagaatatatcacatgacacaaatcatatCATTAtagtactcagttcttaaagttacagttaccattatacACTACACTGCTCTCCCCTTAGAAAGTAAAATAACTTGTAAATTAGACAAACaagaataattttataaatttaatctcCTGAGTGGTTTAGGAGGAGTGTCGGGTTGTGGTTCTAGAGGAGAGTCAAGTTCGGAATCATTTACCTTTGTCTACTTTCTTTGGAGATTCTGCTCTCACATCTGAACTTGGAATAATACCAAAGTCTGACAGATCTGCTTCTTCGTGTATGCTTTGCTCTTGTACTGGTTCATCCCTTGCTGGGATCATATGGTTTATGTGCACACTTCTAACACATCCTCCCATTTCTACCAAGTACCTCCTGTTACCACACACTTCAATGACTGTTCCCACCtcccatttgtttgctttgtaaggggGGCTCAGAACACAAAACCTACATTCCTTTTAATTTCCACCATAATGACATTTCTGATTAGATTATTTGCATTCAACCTTGGGACATAAGTTAGATAGAACCAAACTCAGTCTAGTTCTGAGCCTTCTTTTCATGAGAAATTCAGCTGGCGTATATCCTGAGGTAGATTGTGGCGTGGTACAAGACTTACTTCTACAACTCTGACAGGTGCTACCGGGTGGCACCGTCAgcgggcagcctcgccaacggtctgtctttttattatttttagtgtgttttaatatttgtgttaatgttctctggtttgttttatgtggggggggggtcagaggaaaccttttttcaatctcttgccaGCGATGTGATTCTTTTCcgaatcgtatctccggtcgctctgcggcctaacatcatggaactgGCGGCCTTGcgcgggactgactttgagtcccCCCGCGGGGACGTGGACTTATCAACGGAGTGTACGATccgttgcctgggatcgacgctccaaccgtggcctgcggacttcaacatcgtggagctcgcagtctcaggtagagaccgatgtcgggaagctccaaacaacaaagaaggttcgaccagccctgacccgggTGAGATTGCCCGGCACAGGAGAGCTGACATTCcaacccgatgcaggagcttgatcgccccgatacaGAGGGCCTGACCGTCGgctgagtcaagatcgtcccgtcaacggaaggctcgaggtctCCGACCGCGAGAGAACAAACAAGAGAAGAGATTGACCTTTTTTCGcgatccatcacaatgaggaatgtggaagagtcactgtggtggatgttcatgttaaaatgtattttgtgtgttctgttgctttttattggtatgactatggaaaatgaaattcctcgtatgttgcaaaacatacatggctaataaagtatgattatgatgatgatgatgatgatttgcTTGCCACTGCTTCTATGTCATTGTCCAATCCTGGCCAATACATGAAACCTCTGGCTGTAGACTTCATTCACACAATACCTGTGTGTTCACTATGGAGTTCTTTAAGTGATCTTTGTCTTAAACAATTGGGTAGTACTATTCTGACCCCATTTAATACACCATTGCTCATATGACAGTTCATGTTATCTATTGTGATAAGGTTTTAGGTCAGTAGCACATGGTTTTATTTCTGACCATCCACACAAAGTTTGTTCGTATACTTGTTTCAGCAATTTCAGCTGCTGTGACTGGAAAGTCATTGTCCACTGCTTCTGTGATGTAGATAGCACCTTCAGTGCCCACATCTGATTATTCATGAGGCAAACGCGATAATGTATCAGCAATAACATTTTCTTTTGAGCTGCGGTACTCAATGCTATAGTCATACTGTGACAGGAGAACTGCCCAACTGCCCAAATCTCGAGGCTGCCATTGCAGGTATTGCTGATCGAGGACCAAGAATAGCGAGAAGTGGCTTATGATCAGTAACCAGGGTGAATTTCCCATCCACAGATACTGATAGAATTTCCTGATCCCAAAGATGATGCAAAGGGCTTCTTTCTCGATTTGTGCATAATTACGCTCACTCTTGGTAAGTGTACGTGATGCAAATGCTAAGGCTTTTCTTGTCCATGTTCCATTACATGTGAAATCACAGCTCCCACCCCACAACTAGATGCATCACAAGCTAACTTTAACTCACGATTTGAATCGTAGTAAACAGGTAATGCATCACTGGTCAAGCTCTTCTTACATGCATCATAAGCGTTTTGTTGCTCTTTGGACCATTCCCATTTTTTATCCCTTTTCAACAACTTGTGAACAGGAGCTAGCTTTGTTGATAACTCGGGTAAGAAGCGTAATACTGTACCATGCCCAGGAAGGAGCGGAGATGAGACACATTCTGTGGTGTTTGGTGAGTTTGCTATAGCTTCAATCTTTTCCTTCACTGGATGTAGTCCATGTTGATCCACTTTCAAACCAAGATACACTACTTAGGTCTGTAAGAATGCACATTTGCTTCTTTTCAACTTTATCTTATCTGGCACTTCTTTGCTTTATGTTGATCATTGCATCGATAGACGTATCTGCGCTTTTCCCAGAACTTTTCCCTGTCTTATGCTTGTGTTTTGGAACTGCCTTTTGACTGTTGACTGTACCAGAGTCGAAACTCCATGGCCAAAGCAGTTTTGCGTGCCAGATCAAACATAAGGCCTGGTGTGTTCAGTAATTTTGATTGGATTCGCTCATCCAGCATTCCACATACAAATCTATCACGCAAAGCTCGATCCAGAAATGTCGCAAAATTGCAGTGTAGAGACAATTTCATCAATTAGATAATGTACTCACCCACAGTCTCACCAGACTTCTGATTTCTTGTGTGAAAATTTTAACTTTCTGCAATCTCTATGGGCTGAGGGTTGAAGTGACCATCAAGTTTTGAAAGAACAGTCACAAATAAAACATTCCTTACTTTCTCTTGGGCTAGGATGTTGATGAGAGTTTCATAAACTTCAGgaacaatttcagttaatagaataaaaggtataagaaaataactgcagatgctggtacaaatcgatttattcacaaaatgctggagtaactcagcaggtcaggcagcatctcgggagagaaggaatgggtgacgttttgggtcgagacccgaaacgtcacccattccttctctcccgagatgcagcctgacctgctgagttactccagcattttgtgaataaatcagttaaTAGAATGGTTTTCTTTCATTCCTGGATGGCCTTGTTTTGTGCTCTTACCTGCACTTGATCATCATCCTGTTTCTTCAGCTTCAATAATGTAATTTGTAATAAAAAACATTACCTCGTACTGTGAGCGAATGGAAAAGGTTTCACGGTTCTTGTCGAAAGTCCCTAGTCGACCTATGAATCCCAAGGACGCCATCTTGCCATGTAGACACAACACAAAGATAGCCTGACAAACTCTGGATGATTTGTACAGTTGCTGATTTAAACTACAGTCCCATGCGGCCTATTGTGTCCAGTTCGCAAACAACTGCGACATAGATTTGTATTTGCTGCTTAAACTGTTAAACAATACTGCATATTGCAAAACAGTCCTGCACTGTATTTAAAGGTTGAATTCACCAACTCTATCCGATCCTCTTCGCCATTGTAACATATTACGGCTTCAGCATGTAaatagaaacaagcacaggttttcagtacactGGCGTGGGTCTACTTTATTTTGCAAAAGTACACTGCGCAAACTCACACATATTCACTAGACAGATAAGGtatagaatatatcacatgacacaaatcataccattaTAATACTCAGTTcttacagttaccattatatacactacaataatggctgatcttttacctcaagtcccaTTATCTTTGTTTAACTCCATATCACTCTCATATTAGTCACAATTCTTGG
The sequence above is a segment of the Rhinoraja longicauda isolate Sanriku21f chromosome 11, sRhiLon1.1, whole genome shotgun sequence genome. Coding sequences within it:
- the tmem53 gene encoding transmembrane protein 53, coding for MGDTELEYSIVFPDPSDSDLKEDPVIILLGWAGCQDKHLAKYSYIYKNQGCVVIRYSAPWRQIFFPGIFRRNLRYIARKLLDLLFDIGVEEHPILFHVFSNAGSMLYRHIVELLVNQNENYFTKFNVIGTVFDSAPGNRNLLGSVRALNAVLGSSVNSFVKCFALPAFILMAVFQVLFYPAIQFFSLSHYDALKVDPSRWPQLFLYSKADKIISYKDVEEMIKARKRLNIEVQSLDFNTSQHVNHFREFPDKYSISCIGFFTECVWKHLPKYYDEKPLNVL